The DNA segment AAAGTACAGAAGGAGGTGTGGCGGCATCTGAATCACAGATGGGGACACGGACAAGTGCTTCTCAGGCACACCTGGATCTCAGGCACACCTGGATCAGCCACATCTGGCTGCCAGCAAGGCAGGGCGCACTTGCCCTCGTCATTCAACCAGGTCCCAGGAGAGCTGGGATGTGGGTGAGGGAAGACAGGCACAGACCAGGCACAGTCTCCATCATCTTTGCCTTTTAATAGAAGATTTGGTTTCGTCATTTACGAGTGTAACATAGTTAAAAATAGAGCACTCTGCTTGTTCTCGGAGAAGGGGTAAGGCTGACCACAGCTCTGGGTGACACTGCTCATGTTTCAGTCACTGACAAAGTTCAGGAGACTCTGGACGCTCACAGCAAGGAGTCGTTTCAAATCCCTGGGACTGAGGACACATGACAAACACTGCCAAGCCCCCCAGGCCTGGTGTGGACCCCGAACACGTACTGACCAAAAGTGACCAGCCATGGCTTACAAGGGCAGGACAGCAGCAGTCCCCAGGAGGCACAGGGGACACAGAGACCCTGACTCTGGGCCCAGAAGATGACAGGCTACCAAAGTAAGTCACAAACACACAAGATGAATGGTCACAGGGCCGAGGGTACTGAGCTCTGCCCCAGGCAATGCAGAACTGGATTTAATGCCATGGAACTTGCTGGGTCTGTTTTAATGCAGAGCAAGTCAGGACCTCCCTGCCCCTGAGGAAGAGCCTGGTTAGCTCCTGAAACCAAAGATGCCCTTGATGTAGCCTGTGAGGCCGCTCTTGGTCTTCTGCTCCAATTTGTCCTCAAGAGGTGGGAAGGCCACGTGGTTGAGGGCCAGGTCAAAGAACAGAGGCTTGCAGGGGATGGGCTGGAATCCGGGGGGGAAGTGCACGAGGCTGGCCTGCTTGGTGACAAGGGAAGGGTCCAGGCAAAAGGTCTCAAACCGTTCAACGAGAGGCTGGAAGACAGAGCAAAATGTCAATCAGAAGGCCACAGTAGGTACttgaaatcaaacctgggtcccctacaagagcaacaagtgctcttaactgctgagccatctctccagtcctgtgtcTTACATCAATTACTGGCAAAGAGTAGCTTGTAGGGACCTTCCTCCACTTCCCTTCCTTAGGGGATGtggaccccacccccaacaagcCACTGAGTAGGGTGTCTGGGCAAGGAAAGGAAGTGGGGTGCCTAGACCCAGGGACAGAATGTCCCTTGCCCCTCAAATCCCAGAGCCAGCCTGGCCTGGCCTTACCGTATTGTCCTTGACTTGGGAGGCCGTGTCAGTTTGATGGGACTCATTTGCATCTGAAAATTCCACAGGGATTTAGTAAGAATGGGGACTTTGCACACTCTTGCCATGGTGTGGCTTTTCATCAGTGTTGATCAGGGCTCTAAATCCCAAGTAAAGCTAGGCAGCAGGAACACAGCAGGGATCCACTGTGACCAACCCACAGGAGCTGCAGAGTTTGGAAGATGCTAAGGAAAAAGGAAGTTCGACTGGGTTTTCCACATTGCTCTGCATGGCTGAGTGCCCAGTGTAGTGTAGCAGGCACGGGCTAGGAAACATCAATCTTAGAAGATGCTTTCTACAGTAAAACGGTGGTGCTGGGTGTGGAAGCAGAGTAGCAGAGGGGGTCTGGGGACTCGGCCAAGAGCAGGGAGGGGGCTCACCCAGGATAGCTGCGGCCTGCAGCGAGCACTTCTCTGACCGCACCTGAGTGATGAGCTCTTGCACATCAGGCAGGTCCTGCAGTAACAAAGAACACACTCACCAGCAGGCCGGGGTAACTGGTCCCACTGGGGTTtcaccatattttttttaaacttaaaaaacaacgcaggaggcagaagcaggcagatctcttgtgggttcaaggctaacctggtccacaggagagttctaggacagccagggatacacagagaaacctgtctcaaaaacaaaacatacccaaatgtctttactataaaaaagaaaaacaaaaaattcaacaCATGTTGGTTCTTGTGGTTAATCCTAGCCCCTGGGAAATAGGGGCAAAAagaaccaagagttcaaggccagactcagCCACAcaagtgagtttgagaccaacctggagATCCCATTTCTGCAAACATCAGAAACCAATACCAAGGCTACCCTGTCTTCTTTCTCGTGGGAAAGGCTGACACAGCTTAAGAGAGCAATGCTCTGCTGAGCTCTGAATGCCGACACCCAGTGTACACAGCCGTTAATTCAAACTTCACGAGCACTCTGGGGCAGCCGCTCTGAACTTGGCATTTCACGAATGAGAGTCCTGAACCATGGCGATGGTAAAGGCTGGGCCAGCCACACCCCCAAGGCCAAAGGTGGGTGCAGAGTCAGGCTGTGAAATCCCCAGTGTCAATCCTAGATCTCACACTAGTCGGAAGCACTCATGGGGACACAGGTGATCCCAGTGAGTAGCCGATCTGAGGACAATATGTGGGTGGGGTTTGTTTCTCTTCACACAGCCCTGGCATTTCCCCACTCTTATTTCTGCACACAGGCCTTTGCTGTGATTCTGAGCTTGCTTTACAGCCTAGACTAGCTTCAAACTCCTGATTCTGCAGCCTCAGCTCTTCAGGGCAAGGGTTACGGGTGTGTCCTACAAGAGCTGGTTGGAATGACTTCCGGTCAGAGCTAAGCCCTCCTCAGGCCCAGAGCAGAGTGGGTTACAGTCCAGTGACTCAGGGCGAAGGGAGGAGAAGGGCTGCCTTAGTGCCAGCCAGTGACTGCACCCTCACAGTCCCTGACCCCTCATGAGCGCTGGAAACACAGAGAGGTCAGCTCACCTTCAGGCTGTTCTTGAAGGCTCCCCCATGAGAACTCACTTCACTTGCATATTTGAGAACTCTGTCATACAGGACGAGGGCTTCGCTCCACTTCTTCACCAGCACGTAGGACTGAGCGATGAAGAAACACCTGACAGAGAGAGTTGCCGGCTAAAGCAACAGCCACCCAACACCAGGGCTGTCCTTGCTGGCAGGCTTAATGTTAAAACTGGAAACAGGACTCTCAACTCTGGATCACAGCCTGCAAAACCCCACCCTAACGCTCGGCAGGCAAACTTCCAAGTGTCCCAGCAATTTCAGATGGCTCTGGAGGTCTAACGAGCGCCACTGCCTTTCACTTTTCACTGGCTGATGTCAGAGGAGGCAGTTGCCCAGGATGATGGCAGAGAGGCAGGTGAGAGAGGAGTGCAGACTACATCCAACATAACCCGAGTCATTGCTGTTCACATGGCTACACCATAACTATCTATTCATCTCTAACCATagcttttcaaaaacaaaaaaaaaaaaaacaaaaacaaaaacaaaaaaacacatcaaaattctACAGGGCTAACGGAGCTTTAGTGCTGCCATTGACATAGCAGGAGGGACATGAGTAAAGACAGGGCGCCCGAGGGAGACCAGGAGACGACGTGCTCactctcctctgccctctgcctagACCCGTGTCCTTGTGAGCGGTCACTTTCAAGTGAGCCACACTAAGACTCAGCTCTTGGTGTGAGGATTTGAGGTGCTTGGTTTACCTCAGTTCAGCTCCCTGACCTGGCTGCTCCACTTTGCCAATGTCTTTGCAACGTGTGGCTCTCTCAGAGCTTGTACTGGAgtgaagaagagacagaaactaGGGCTAATCCCGAAGTCCATCAGAAACTcagatggagggctggagaggtggctcagtggttaagagcactaactgctcttccagaggacctgagttcaattcccagcaaccacatggtggctcacaaccatctgtaatgagatctgatgtccttttctggtgtgtctgaagagagcaacagtgtgttcacatacatgaaataaataaatctttaaaaaaaaaaagaaaagaaagaaactcagatGGAGAACTCGGGGCTCCTGGCCGCCATCTTTGCTGAGGATCCCCTTTAAACAAGCCGGGCTGAGAGCCAACTGTAATTGACCTGTGGGAGCGGGAGCCACCAAGCTTAGTGCTGGAATTGAGAGCAGAGCCCCTAATCCTAAGGGATGTTACCTGTAAGCTTTGAACACCAGGGTCTTGAGGCCTATCTCTTTCTGGAAGGTTCTGTCTTCTTCTAAGCCAGGAAGCTGCAGCAATTCCACCAGATTCTGTACAACAGATAGAACAAGAAAACCCATGAGGAGGAGGCCCAGCCTGATCTTGTCAGGAGACCTTTCAGAAACAGGTACAGGCAGAGGAGTCCACAGTCAAAATGACTGCCGGTGTCCCCACCCTCCCGGCACCAAATCAC comes from the Rattus norvegicus strain BN/NHsdMcwi chromosome 10, GRCr8, whole genome shotgun sequence genome and includes:
- the Srp68 gene encoding signal recognition particle subunit SRP68 isoform X2 — translated: MLSECRDALQAVREELKPDQKQRDYTVDGESGKVSNLQYLHSYLTYIKLSTAIRRNENMAKGLHRALLQQQPEDDSKRSPRPQDLIRLYDIILQNLVELLQLPGLEEDRTFQKEIGLKTLVFKAYRCFFIAQSYVLVKKWSEALVLYDRVLKYASEVSSHGGAFKNSLKDLPDVQELITQVRSEKCSLQAAAILDANESHQTDTASQVKDNTPLVERFETFCLDPSLVTKQASLVHFPPGFQPIPCKPLFFDLALNHVAFPPLEDKLEQKTKSGLTGYIKGIFGFRS